A single Fusobacterium hominis DNA region contains:
- a CDS encoding NADH:flavin oxidoreductase yields the protein MTSLFDPLKIRNIEIKNRIVLPPLVRFSIVGTDGYVTDDLIKWYEDVAQGGTGLIIVEATCVSEDGKLRENQLGLWNDSFTDGLSKIADKCHEYNVPVMIQIHHAGFKDKIKEVPTTTLEKILEDFKSAFVRAKKAGFDGIEIHGAHTYLISQLNSRLWNTRDDKFGGDFLRRMYFSKRLIEETRYLFDDNFILGYRMGGNEPELQDGIEIAKYLESLGVDILHVSSGVPNPEYLREEKVDVPDDFPLDWVVYMGTVIKKHVNIPVIGVRKIKKEKDASWLIENNLLDFVAVGRAMIARPYWANVAKKEYDARHGIKNS from the coding sequence ATGACTTCATTGTTTGATCCTTTAAAAATAAGGAATATAGAAATAAAAAATAGAATAGTTTTACCGCCATTAGTTAGATTTTCAATTGTAGGAACTGATGGATATGTCACAGATGATTTAATAAAATGGTATGAAGATGTTGCACAAGGTGGAACAGGACTTATCATAGTTGAGGCAACTTGTGTATCTGAAGATGGAAAGTTAAGAGAAAATCAATTGGGTTTATGGAATGATTCGTTCACTGATGGACTTTCTAAAATTGCTGATAAATGTCATGAATATAATGTGCCAGTTATGATTCAAATTCACCATGCAGGATTTAAAGATAAGATAAAAGAGGTGCCTACAACAACTCTTGAAAAAATATTAGAAGATTTTAAATCAGCTTTTGTAAGAGCTAAAAAAGCTGGATTTGATGGGATAGAAATTCACGGTGCACATACATATCTGATATCTCAACTAAATTCAAGATTGTGGAATACAAGAGATGATAAATTTGGTGGAGATTTCTTAAGAAGAATGTATTTTTCAAAAAGATTGATAGAGGAAACTAGATATTTATTTGATGATAATTTTATATTGGGATATAGAATGGGTGGAAATGAGCCTGAACTACAAGATGGAATAGAAATTGCAAAATATCTAGAATCTTTAGGTGTAGATATTTTACATGTATCATCTGGAGTTCCTAATCCAGAATATTTAAGAGAAGAAAAAGTAGATGTCCCAGATGACTTTCCTTTAGATTGGGTTGTATATATGGGAACTGTTATAAAAAAACATGTTAATATCCCTGTAATAGGAGTTAGAAAAATAAAAAAGGAAAAAGATGCTAGCTGGTTAATAGAAAACAATCTTTTGGATTTTGTTGCAGTTGGAAGAGCGATGATAGCTAGACCATATTGGGCAAATGTTGCTAAAAAGGAGTATGATGCTAGACATGGAATTAAAAACTCTTGA
- a CDS encoding ABC-F family ATP-binding cassette domain-containing protein → MIATSNLGMRFSGRKLFEDVNVKFTPGNCYGLIGANGAGKSTFVKILSGVLEPTEGEVIFDKNKRMAVLNQNHFAYENDKVLDVVLMGHKKLWDIIVEKNAIYAKADFTDEDGIRAGELEGEFAELNGWEAETEAETLLMGLGIGADLHHKYMKDLGEPEKVKVLLAQALFGHPDVLLLDEPTNGLDIKAISWLENFLMDLEDTTVIVVSHDRHFLNKVCTHIADLDYGKIKMYVGNYDFWYESNQLMVKLISAKNKKLEQKRQELQEFIARFSANASKSKQATSRKKLLEKLQLEDMQVSNRKYPFIEFKQEREAGNNLLKVENLTKTIDGVKVLDNLSFTIYTGDKVVFLAKNDLVKTTLLNILSGEMEPDSGSYTWGVTTSQAYMPKDNSKYFENKDLNLIDWLRPYSPDQHEAFVRGFLGRMLFTGEETLKSSTVLSGGEKVRCMIAKMMLTNANVLMFDNPNDHLDLESITSLNKALINFKGTILFGAHDHEFIQTVANRIIEITPNGILDKVMTYDEYLEDERVQAQLDELYNR, encoded by the coding sequence ATGATAGCAACTAGTAATCTTGGAATGAGATTTTCTGGTCGTAAACTTTTTGAAGATGTAAATGTTAAATTTACTCCTGGAAACTGTTACGGGCTAATCGGTGCTAATGGTGCTGGAAAATCAACATTCGTAAAAATACTTTCTGGAGTTTTAGAACCTACAGAAGGAGAAGTTATTTTTGACAAAAACAAAAGAATGGCAGTTTTAAATCAAAACCACTTTGCCTATGAAAATGACAAAGTTCTTGATGTTGTTTTAATGGGACATAAAAAACTTTGGGATATAATTGTTGAGAAAAATGCAATTTATGCAAAAGCTGATTTCACAGACGAAGATGGAATAAGAGCTGGAGAGCTTGAAGGTGAATTTGCAGAATTAAATGGTTGGGAAGCTGAAACAGAAGCTGAAACTCTACTTATGGGATTAGGAATTGGTGCTGATCTTCACCATAAATATATGAAAGACTTAGGGGAACCAGAAAAGGTTAAAGTGCTACTTGCACAAGCTCTATTTGGACATCCTGATGTTTTATTACTTGACGAGCCTACAAACGGACTTGATATTAAAGCAATTTCATGGCTTGAAAACTTCTTAATGGATCTTGAAGATACAACTGTTATAGTAGTATCTCATGATAGACACTTTCTTAACAAAGTGTGTACTCATATAGCAGACTTAGACTATGGAAAAATTAAAATGTATGTTGGAAACTATGATTTCTGGTATGAATCAAACCAACTTATGGTAAAACTTATCTCTGCTAAGAATAAAAAACTTGAACAAAAAAGACAAGAGTTACAAGAATTTATTGCTAGATTTAGTGCTAACGCATCAAAATCTAAACAAGCTACTTCTAGAAAGAAACTTCTAGAAAAATTACAACTTGAAGATATGCAAGTATCTAATAGAAAATATCCATTTATCGAATTTAAACAGGAAAGAGAAGCTGGAAATAATCTATTAAAAGTTGAAAACTTAACTAAAACTATTGATGGAGTTAAAGTCTTAGATAATCTTTCATTTACTATCTATACTGGGGACAAAGTTGTATTCTTAGCTAAAAATGATCTTGTTAAAACTACACTTTTAAATATTTTAAGTGGTGAAATGGAGCCTGATTCAGGATCTTATACTTGGGGAGTTACTACTAGCCAAGCATATATGCCAAAAGACAATTCAAAATACTTCGAAAATAAAGACTTAAACTTAATCGATTGGTTAAGACCTTACTCACCTGATCAGCATGAAGCTTTCGTTAGAGGATTTTTAGGTAGAATGTTATTTACTGGAGAAGAAACTTTAAAAAGCTCAACTGTTTTATCAGGAGGAGAAAAAGTAAGATGTATGATAGCTAAAATGATGCTTACAAATGCAAATGTTCTTATGTTTGATAACCCTAATGACCATTTAGACCTAGAATCTATTACTTCATTAAACAAAGCTTTAATAAACTTTAAAGGAACTATTTTATTTGGTGCTCATGACCACGAATTTATACAAACAGTAGCTAACAGAATCATAGAAATAACACCAAATGGTATTTTAGATAAAGTAATGACTTATGATGAATACCTAGAAGATGAAAGAGTTCAAGCTCAACTTGATGAACTTTATAACAGATAA
- the pepF gene encoding oligoendopeptidase F gives MLTRNEIADKYKWNMKDFYSDWNEWEKDFEKLKSTMKKIPEYRGKIKNNSKNFIELIKLEEQLSRLLDKLYIYVYMLKDINSKDEVASVKLQEIESVYTQYSVSTAWITPEILEIPQETMKKWIDENPEIEDYRFSMMEIYRLQGHVLDEPKEKLLSYYGQYMGAPSDIYGELSISDMKWNEVKLSDGYEGPVTNGIYSKVLSTNRNQEDRKKAFEALYGSFNNNKNTYGAIYRALLQRDVASAQGRNFKSTLERALEGKNVPVKVFQTLLQSAKDNNAPLQRYVKLRKKALNLKEYHYYDNSINIVEYNKKFDYDTAKDMVYKSVAPLGQDYSNKMNIALSEGWIDVFETENKRSGAYSIGVYDVHPFMLLNYQSTMDDVFTLAHELGHTLHTMLSSETQPYALHDYTIFVAEVASTFNERLLLDYMIQNTNDPIEKIALIEQALGNIVGTFYIQSLFADYEYQAHKLVEEGKAVTPDVLSGIMENLFNEYFGDTLTMDELQKIVWSRIPHFFNSPYYVYQYATSFASSANLYDRITNTKYSDEERENAKIQYLTLLKSGGNDHPMNQLKKAGVDLEKEESFSAVAVQFNALLDILEEELNKINK, from the coding sequence ATGTTAACTAGGAATGAAATAGCAGATAAATATAAATGGAACATGAAAGACTTTTATTCTGATTGGAATGAATGGGAAAAAGATTTTGAAAAATTAAAATCTACTATGAAGAAAATTCCTGAATATAGAGGAAAAATAAAAAATAATAGTAAAAACTTTATAGAACTAATAAAATTAGAAGAACAGTTAAGTAGATTATTAGATAAATTATACATATATGTGTATATGTTAAAGGATATAAATTCAAAAGATGAAGTTGCATCTGTGAAATTACAAGAAATAGAGTCAGTATACACACAATATTCTGTAAGTACAGCTTGGATAACACCAGAAATACTTGAAATTCCTCAAGAAACTATGAAAAAATGGATTGATGAAAATCCTGAAATAGAAGATTACAGATTTAGTATGATGGAAATATATAGATTACAGGGGCATGTATTAGACGAACCTAAAGAAAAATTATTATCATATTATGGTCAATATATGGGAGCACCAAGTGATATTTATGGAGAACTTTCAATTTCTGATATGAAATGGAATGAAGTTAAATTATCAGATGGATATGAAGGACCAGTTACAAATGGAATATATTCAAAAGTTTTATCAACAAATAGAAATCAAGAAGATAGAAAGAAAGCATTTGAAGCTCTTTATGGATCATTTAATAATAATAAAAATACTTATGGGGCAATTTACAGAGCACTTCTTCAAAGAGATGTTGCATCTGCTCAAGGAAGAAACTTTAAATCAACGTTAGAAAGAGCTTTAGAAGGAAAAAATGTTCCAGTAAAAGTATTTCAAACATTACTTCAATCAGCAAAAGATAATAATGCACCATTACAAAGATATGTAAAATTAAGAAAAAAAGCATTGAACTTAAAAGAATATCATTACTATGACAATAGTATAAATATAGTTGAATATAATAAAAAATTTGATTATGATACAGCAAAAGATATGGTATATAAGTCAGTAGCACCATTAGGGCAAGATTATTCAAATAAAATGAATATAGCTCTTAGTGAAGGTTGGATAGATGTTTTTGAAACTGAAAATAAAAGAAGTGGAGCATACTCTATAGGTGTTTATGACGTACATCCATTTATGTTATTAAACTATCAATCTACTATGGATGATGTGTTTACATTAGCTCATGAATTAGGGCATACTCTTCATACTATGTTATCTAGTGAAACACAGCCATATGCATTACATGATTATACAATTTTTGTAGCAGAGGTAGCATCAACATTTAATGAAAGATTACTATTAGATTATATGATACAAAATACTAATGATCCAATAGAAAAAATAGCTTTAATAGAACAAGCTTTAGGAAATATAGTTGGAACTTTCTACATACAATCATTATTTGCAGATTATGAATATCAAGCTCATAAATTAGTAGAGGAAGGAAAAGCTGTTACTCCTGATGTTTTAAGTGGAATAATGGAAAATTTATTTAATGAGTATTTTGGAGATACTCTAACAATGGATGAATTACAAAAAATTGTTTGGTCTAGAATACCTCACTTCTTTAATTCACCATATTATGTATATCAGTATGCAACGAGTTTTGCATCATCAGCAAATCTTTACGATAGAATCACAAATACCAAATATTCTGATGAGGAAAGAGAAAATGCTAAAATTCAATATTTAACTCTTCTAAAATCAGGTGGTAATGATCATCCAATGAATCAATTGAAAAAAGCTGGTGTAGATTTAGAAAAAGAGGAAAGTTTTTCAGCAGTAGCAGTGCAATTTAATGCACTTTTAGATATTTTAGAAGAAGAATTAAATAAAATTAATAAATAG
- a CDS encoding AbgT family transporter: MISIENKTKTSILTKFINIIEKGGNKLPHPFILFTSLVIITMIASYILSIFNLNVTYLSASKVVGESSKEVSVSVTNLLSEDNLKYLFVKFPDIFVSYVPLRLVLIMMIASAFIQKTGFFETFMKKYF, translated from the coding sequence ATGATTAGCATTGAAAACAAAACAAAAACATCTATTTTAACAAAATTTATTAACATCATTGAAAAAGGTGGGAACAAATTACCTCATCCATTTATATTATTTACATCATTGGTTATAATAACAATGATTGCTTCTTACATTTTAAGTATTTTTAATCTAAATGTTACTTACTTAAGTGCTTCTAAAGTAGTAGGGGAAAGTAGTAAAGAAGTCAGTGTTTCTGTTACTAACTTATTATCAGAAGACAATCTTAAATATCTTTTTGTAAAATTTCCAGATATTTTTGTTTCTTACGTTCCACTAAGACTAGTTTTAATTATGATGATAGCTAGTGCTTTTATTCAAAAAACAGGTTTTTTTGAAACATTTATGAAAAAATATTTTTGA
- the moaC gene encoding cyclic pyranopterin monophosphate synthase MoaC has product MEFTHFNENGQARMVDVTEKNETKRCAIATGYIKMNPNTIQKIIEGKMKKGDVLSVAQVGGICGAKKTWDLIPMCHNILLTGADISFEIKEDRILIEATVKTTGKTGVEMEALTAVSVAALTIYDMCKAVDKHMEIGDIKLISKTGGKSDFSLK; this is encoded by the coding sequence ATGGAATTTACGCACTTTAATGAAAATGGACAAGCTAGAATGGTAGATGTAACTGAAAAAAACGAAACTAAAAGATGTGCTATAGCTACAGGATATATTAAAATGAATCCTAATACTATACAAAAAATAATAGAAGGCAAAATGAAAAAAGGAGATGTTTTATCTGTTGCTCAGGTTGGTGGAATATGTGGAGCTAAAAAAACATGGGATTTAATTCCTATGTGCCACAATATTTTATTAACTGGAGCTGATATTTCTTTTGAAATCAAAGAAGATAGAATTTTAATTGAAGCAACTGTTAAAACTACAGGAAAAACAGGCGTTGAAATGGAAGCTCTAACTGCTGTATCTGTTGCTGCTCTTACTATATATGATATGTGTAAAGCAGTAGATAAACATATGGAGATTGGAGATATTAAACTTATTTCTAAAACAGGTGGTAAATCAGATTTTTCTTTAAAATAA
- a CDS encoding DMT family transporter yields the protein MKVEQKTKAIFYMLISALGFTLMSVAVKAIPGIPLFEKVFLRNLISCLVAGFLLIYQRRGFYVKKENRFPVFARSFLGFLGVIANFYAVERLLLADSNMLNKLSPITVSIFAVLFLKEKVDKQQVIGIIVSFIGALFVVKPSFSLSVLPSLAGLASVTFAGLAYTFVRYLNDKENPNIIVFYFSLMSVVCSAPLAIYNYVNPNPIQWIFLISIGLFACLAQFFMTYSYKNAPASEVAVYNYSGIPYGIILGYLLFNEVPDIYSLIGGIIIIVVAIYLYNHNKKRK from the coding sequence TTGAAAGTTGAACAAAAAACAAAAGCAATTTTTTACATGCTTATATCAGCACTCGGTTTTACTTTAATGAGTGTAGCAGTAAAAGCTATACCTGGAATACCACTTTTTGAAAAAGTATTTCTTCGTAATTTAATTAGTTGTTTAGTAGCAGGATTTTTACTTATCTATCAGAGACGAGGATTTTATGTAAAAAAGGAAAATAGATTTCCAGTATTTGCCAGATCATTTTTAGGATTTCTTGGAGTTATTGCTAATTTCTATGCTGTAGAACGTCTTTTACTAGCCGATTCTAATATGCTAAACAAATTATCACCTATTACAGTCTCTATATTTGCAGTCTTATTTTTAAAGGAAAAGGTAGATAAACAACAAGTAATAGGTATTATTGTATCTTTTATCGGTGCATTATTTGTTGTAAAACCTAGTTTTTCGCTATCTGTTTTACCTAGTCTTGCAGGTCTTGCATCTGTTACATTTGCTGGTCTTGCATATACATTTGTAAGATACTTAAACGATAAAGAAAATCCCAACATAATTGTTTTTTATTTCTCACTTATGTCAGTAGTTTGCTCTGCACCATTAGCTATTTATAATTATGTTAATCCAAATCCTATTCAATGGATATTTCTAATATCAATAGGTCTATTTGCATGTCTTGCACAATTTTTTATGACTTATTCATATAAAAATGCTCCAGCATCTGAAGTTGCTGTCTACAATTATTCTGGTATTCCATATGGAATTATATTAGGATACTTATTATTTAATGAAGTTCCTGATATTTATAGTCTAATTGGTGGGATTATTATAATTGTCGTTGCAATTTATTTATATAATCACAATAAAAAAAGAAAGTAA
- a CDS encoding threonine/serine ThrE exporter family protein has translation MEKKFEFKLLNLAADVGEALLKNGSEIYRVEYNVCKVAKRFGYEGHCFATLTCIIISIESDDGEITSLVRRVNSRDTNLDKVYKVARLIDQIDSYDMKDLKKLIKNIDKEKSYSTIVDLAGHCIGAAFFTILFLGNTNEFIAAFIAGLAIGIFIKICSSLEIGTFFTNLICGFVATSAACFFRYTGFIYCMSTTTISALMILVPGVPFINSMRDIFAGDLVTGISRFLEVVMVGTSIAVGSGIALNIFLKFGGIY, from the coding sequence ATGGAAAAAAAGTTTGAGTTTAAACTTCTCAATTTAGCTGCTGATGTAGGAGAAGCACTTTTAAAAAATGGCTCGGAAATTTATAGAGTTGAATATAATGTATGTAAAGTTGCAAAAAGATTTGGTTATGAAGGTCATTGCTTTGCAACTCTTACATGTATTATTATAAGTATTGAAAGTGACGATGGGGAAATAACTTCTCTTGTAAGAAGGGTAAATTCTAGAGATACAAATTTGGATAAGGTATATAAAGTTGCTAGACTAATAGATCAAATAGATAGTTATGATATGAAAGATTTAAAAAAATTAATAAAAAACATTGATAAAGAAAAATCTTATTCTACTATTGTTGATCTAGCAGGACATTGTATTGGAGCTGCTTTTTTTACAATATTGTTTTTAGGGAATACAAATGAATTTATTGCTGCTTTTATAGCAGGACTTGCAATAGGGATATTTATTAAGATATGCAGTAGCTTAGAAATAGGAACATTTTTTACAAATTTAATCTGTGGGTTTGTTGCAACATCAGCTGCTTGTTTTTTTAGATATACAGGATTTATATATTGTATGTCAACTACGACAATATCAGCTCTTATGATTTTAGTTCCAGGAGTACCTTTTATAAATTCTATGAGAGATATTTTTGCTGGAGATTTAGTAACTGGAATTTCAAGATTTTTAGAAGTTGTTATGGTTGGGACTTCTATTGCGGTTGGATCTGGAATTGCTTTAAATATATTTTTAAAATTTGGAGGTATATACTAA
- a CDS encoding uracil-xanthine permease family protein, with protein sequence MEEKSQKIKGKARYILGMQHVLAMFGATVLVPFLTGLNPSLALISAGVGTLIFHLCTKKIVPVFLGSSFAFIGALTLVLKEEGIGSIKGGVIAAGLIYVLMSYLVKVFGVKRVRSFFPPIVTGPIIMLIGLRMAPTALGMAGYANGKFDGKSLIVSVIVILVMVFITMMKKSFLRLIPILIAVVVGYIVAASMGMVNFELVEQAKWIGLSHEATKDLLTLPSMSLTGIIAIAPIALVVFIEHIGDITTNGAVVGKDFFKDPGIHRTLLGDGLATIAAGFIGGPANTTYGENTGVLAVTKVYDPAILRIAACYAIILGFIGKFGILLQTIPLPVMGGVSVILFGMIASVGVRTVVDARLDFSNSRNLTIASLIFVLGIAVDNIVIWKTVSVSGLALAALAGVVLNKVLPTDRELQLKID encoded by the coding sequence ATGGAAGAAAAAAGTCAAAAAATCAAAGGAAAGGCAAGATATATCCTAGGAATGCAACATGTACTTGCAATGTTTGGAGCAACAGTATTAGTACCATTTCTAACAGGATTAAACCCTTCTCTTGCACTTATATCAGCAGGTGTAGGAACTTTGATATTTCATTTATGTACTAAGAAAATAGTACCTGTATTTTTAGGATCGTCATTTGCATTTATAGGGGCTTTAACTTTAGTTTTAAAAGAAGAAGGAATTGGCTCTATAAAAGGTGGAGTAATTGCAGCTGGATTAATTTATGTACTTATGTCATATTTGGTAAAAGTATTTGGAGTAAAAAGAGTAAGATCATTTTTTCCACCAATTGTTACAGGTCCTATTATAATGTTAATTGGGCTAAGAATGGCTCCAACAGCTTTGGGAATGGCAGGATACGCAAATGGTAAATTTGATGGAAAAAGTTTAATTGTCTCTGTTATAGTTATATTAGTAATGGTATTTATAACAATGATGAAAAAATCATTTTTAAGATTAATACCAATACTTATTGCTGTTGTTGTTGGATACATAGTTGCAGCATCTATGGGAATGGTAAATTTTGAGTTAGTAGAGCAAGCAAAATGGATTGGACTTTCACATGAAGCAACAAAAGATCTTTTGACTTTACCTTCAATGTCACTAACAGGAATAATAGCAATAGCTCCTATAGCTCTTGTAGTATTTATTGAACATATTGGAGATATTACAACAAATGGAGCAGTAGTTGGAAAAGATTTCTTTAAAGATCCTGGAATACATAGAACATTATTAGGAGATGGACTTGCTACAATAGCAGCTGGATTTATAGGTGGACCAGCAAATACTACATATGGAGAAAATACAGGAGTTTTAGCTGTAACTAAAGTTTATGATCCAGCAATTTTAAGAATAGCAGCTTGTTATGCAATTATCTTAGGATTTATTGGAAAATTTGGAATATTATTACAAACAATTCCATTACCTGTAATGGGAGGAGTGTCAGTTATATTATTTGGTATGATAGCTTCAGTTGGTGTAAGAACTGTAGTTGATGCAAGACTTGATTTTTCAAATTCAAGAAATTTAACTATTGCATCATTAATATTTGTTTTAGGAATAGCTGTGGATAATATAGTTATTTGGAAAACAGTATCTGTATCTGGACTTGCATTAGCAGCACTAGCAGGAGTTGTATTAAATAAAGTTTTACCAACTGATAGAGAGTTACAATTAAAAATCGACTAA
- a CDS encoding threonine/serine exporter family protein: protein MLEMYVDNWLIQIIAAVITSFGFGIIFKVKGKNLLHTSIAGGISWFVYLYGKKMNLTVGLDYFLATLLLSLYAEIVSRKIKTTVTAILIPALIPLAPGGGIYYTMYNLIDKNYPMALEKGITTFIMAGAMAVGIFTAAHIMRIVDKVNK, encoded by the coding sequence ATGTTAGAAATGTATGTAGATAACTGGTTAATCCAGATTATAGCAGCAGTTATAACCTCTTTTGGATTTGGAATAATATTTAAAGTGAAAGGAAAAAATTTGTTACATACTTCAATAGCAGGTGGAATCAGTTGGTTTGTATATCTTTATGGTAAGAAAATGAATCTTACTGTTGGACTTGATTATTTTTTAGCTACGTTGCTTTTGTCGTTATATGCAGAAATTGTATCTAGAAAAATAAAAACAACTGTTACAGCTATATTAATTCCAGCATTGATACCATTAGCACCAGGTGGAGGAATATATTATACAATGTATAATTTGATAGATAAAAATTATCCTATGGCACTTGAAAAAGGGATAACAACCTTTATAATGGCTGGAGCTATGGCAGTTGGAATTTTTACTGCTGCTCATATAATGAGAATAGTTGATAAAGTAAATAAATAA
- the efp gene encoding elongation factor P: MKIAQELRAGSTIKIGNDPFIIQKAEYNKSGRNAAVVKFKMKNLISGNISDAVYKADDKMDDIRLDKVKAVYSYHDGSFYVFSNPETWDQIELKEEDLGDAMFYLEEGMELEVVYYESTPVAVELPTFVEREIVYTEPGLRGDTTGKVLKPAKLNTGYEVQVPLFVEQGEWIKIDTRTNAYVERIKK; encoded by the coding sequence ATGAAAATAGCTCAAGAACTAAGAGCAGGAAGCACAATTAAAATAGGAAATGATCCATTCATTATCCAAAAAGCTGAATACAACAAATCTGGAAGAAATGCTGCAGTAGTAAAATTCAAAATGAAAAACTTAATATCAGGAAATATCTCTGACGCTGTTTATAAAGCAGACGACAAAATGGACGATATCAGACTTGATAAAGTAAAAGCAGTTTATTCTTACCATGATGGATCATTCTATGTATTCTCTAACCCAGAAACTTGGGATCAAATCGAATTAAAAGAAGAAGATTTAGGAGATGCAATGTTCTACCTTGAAGAAGGAATGGAATTAGAAGTAGTTTACTATGAATCAACTCCAGTTGCAGTAGAATTACCAACTTTCGTAGAAAGAGAAATAGTTTATACTGAACCAGGACTAAGAGGAGATACTACAGGTAAAGTATTAAAACCTGCTAAATTAAACACAGGATATGAGGTTCAAGTTCCTTTATTCGTAGAACAAGGAGAATGGATCAAAATCGATACTAGAACAAATGCATATGTAGAAAGAATTAAAAAATAG
- the earP gene encoding elongation factor P maturation arginine rhamnosyltransferase EarP encodes MMLDMELKTLDIFCEIIDNYGDIGVVYRVAKEIKKIYKDSIIRVFINRKEEFLKINSKAQDIDYQEIDGIYYITFDYLLKNIEKIDSSQVIIEAFGCNIPEVYMEKAYISSDLLINLEYLSAEDWIEDFHLQSSPIGKGKLKKIFFMPGFTEKTGGIIADSNFLDRCKDVCENKKIYQDKYLKDIIHIEDKIVGTIFSYEKNFEPLFRDLNKLDREIVILALGEKTQDSMRKFFKKNSVEVFGNKARYGKIEVIFYQFLNQEEYEELINVVDFNFVRGEDSFIRAVLTGKPYLWHIYCQEELAHMDKLEGFLDKYKRVIDKEDNIFIENIEKLFKDYNFRRENNLEIGKEDYTYFFTNLENIGKNNRVFRDFLIQKCNLINKLKYFIEKY; translated from the coding sequence ATGATGCTAGACATGGAATTAAAAACTCTTGATATATTTTGTGAAATTATTGATAACTATGGAGATATAGGGGTAGTATATAGAGTAGCAAAAGAGATAAAAAAAATATATAAAGATTCAATTATTAGAGTATTTATAAATAGAAAAGAAGAGTTTTTAAAGATTAACTCTAAAGCTCAAGATATCGATTATCAAGAAATTGATGGGATTTACTATATTACTTTTGATTATTTATTAAAAAATATAGAAAAAATAGATTCTTCTCAAGTTATAATTGAAGCTTTTGGTTGTAACATACCAGAAGTATATATGGAGAAAGCATATATCAGTTCAGACCTTTTGATAAATTTAGAATATCTTTCTGCAGAAGATTGGATAGAAGATTTTCATTTACAATCATCTCCAATTGGAAAAGGAAAATTAAAAAAGATATTTTTTATGCCTGGATTTACTGAAAAAACAGGTGGAATTATTGCCGATTCTAATTTTTTAGATAGATGTAAAGATGTTTGTGAAAATAAAAAAATCTATCAAGATAAATATTTAAAAGATATTATTCATATAGAAGATAAGATAGTTGGAACTATTTTTTCTTATGAAAAAAACTTTGAACCTCTTTTTAGAGATTTAAATAAACTAGATAGAGAAATAGTGATTTTAGCACTTGGTGAAAAAACACAAGATAGTATGAGAAAATTTTTCAAAAAAAATTCAGTAGAAGTATTTGGAAATAAAGCTAGATATGGTAAAATAGAAGTGATCTTTTATCAGTTTTTAAATCAAGAAGAATATGAAGAACTTATAAATGTTGTAGATTTCAATTTTGTAAGAGGAGAAGATTCTTTTATAAGAGCAGTACTTACTGGAAAACCGTATTTATGGCATATATATTGCCAAGAAGAACTTGCTCATATGGATAAGTTAGAAGGTTTTTTAGACAAGTATAAAAGAGTTATAGATAAAGAAGATAATATCTTTATTGAAAATATAGAAAAGCTTTTTAAAGATTATAATTTTAGGCGAGAAAATAATCTAGAAATTGGAAAAGAAGACTATACTTATTTTTTTACTAATTTAGAAAATATAGGGAAGAATAATAGAGTTTTTAGAGATTTTCTAATACAAAAATGTAATCTTATAAATAAATTAAAATATTTTATAGAAAAATATTGA